One genomic region from Nostoc sphaeroides encodes:
- a CDS encoding type II toxin-antitoxin system HicB family antitoxin, with protein sequence MKHYHINIFYSEEDDGYIADIPDLKYCSAFG encoded by the coding sequence ATGAAACACTATCACATTAATATTTTCTATAGTGAAGAAGATGATGGCTACATTGCTGATATTCCTGATTTGAAATACTGTTCAGCATTTGGTTAA
- a CDS encoding type II toxin-antitoxin system VapC family toxin yields the protein MIIVDTGFWLALANRNDLYHTQAITVLANVNKPLITTWAVVTETCYLLLTKMGNHAQVSFINNLFLGAFTVFDLQPHHGKRICELMEKYANLPMDLGDASLVILAEHLGHGKILSIDFRDFNAYRWKNQYPFENLMVC from the coding sequence ATGATTATCGTTGATACTGGCTTTTGGTTAGCCTTAGCAAATCGAAATGACTTGTACCACACTCAAGCAATAACAGTACTTGCCAATGTCAACAAACCTCTGATTACGACTTGGGCTGTCGTTACAGAGACTTGCTATCTACTGCTAACAAAGATGGGCAACCACGCCCAAGTAAGTTTCATTAATAACTTATTTTTAGGGGCCTTTACGGTTTTTGATTTGCAACCCCATCATGGTAAACGCATTTGTGAACTGATGGAAAAATATGCGAACTTACCAATGGATCTGGGCGATGCTTCGTTAGTAATTTTGGCAGAACATCTGGGGCATGGAAAAATTTTGTCTATAGATTTCAGAGATTTTAATGCTTACCGTTGGAAAAATCAGTATCCGTTTGAAAATCTGATGGTATGTTAA
- a CDS encoding CopG family transcriptional regulator: MRINARLDDEYADKLAFIQQQTNQAVTDVIKSALELYYQQLQQEQKNPLSMLTQTGFIGCGETDSDLSVNYKLFLRDGLKTKYDYR; this comes from the coding sequence ATGCGAATTAATGCGCGATTAGATGACGAGTATGCTGACAAACTAGCCTTTATTCAACAGCAGACTAATCAAGCAGTAACAGATGTAATTAAATCTGCCCTCGAATTGTACTACCAACAGCTTCAGCAGGAGCAAAAGAATCCTTTGTCAATGCTGACCCAAACAGGCTTTATTGGTTGTGGTGAGACAGATTCGGATCTATCTGTAAATTACAAATTATTTTTGAGAGATGGCTTGAAAACTAAGTATGATTATCGTTGA
- a CDS encoding competence/damage-inducible protein A — protein MSAEIICVGTELLLGDILNGNAQFLAQQLAQLGIPHYYQTVVGDNPERLKQVIEIAISRAQILIFTGGLGPTPDDLTCETIADFFKVPLIERSDIIEDITQKFAQRGRVMSPSNRKQALIPQGAEILPNPTGTAPGIIWQPRPEITIFTFPGVPSEMYPMWEETAVPFLKSQGWGKEIIYSRSLKFWGIGESALAEKVSSYLKLPNPTVAPYAGKGEVRLRVSAKATSEAAAEELIAPIEKQLKEIAGLDFYGVNNDTLASVVGQLLRASKETLSVAESCTGGGLGQMLTEISGSSDYFWGGVISYDNSVKVGLLGVNQEDLDKFGAVSATVAEQMAVGVKTRLATTWGLSITGIAGPTGGTDTKPVGLVYIGLAGPKDEVASFEYQFGTVRGRALIRHVSANAALDNLRRKLLTR, from the coding sequence ATGAGTGCAGAAATTATTTGTGTTGGTACTGAACTGCTGTTAGGAGATATCCTCAACGGCAATGCTCAATTTTTGGCGCAACAATTAGCGCAGCTAGGAATTCCCCACTACTATCAAACAGTGGTTGGGGATAATCCAGAACGGTTAAAGCAAGTTATAGAAATTGCTATTTCCAGAGCGCAAATTCTCATTTTCACTGGTGGACTCGGCCCAACACCAGATGATCTCACCTGCGAAACCATCGCCGATTTTTTTAAAGTCCCGTTGATAGAACGTTCTGACATCATCGAAGACATAACCCAAAAATTCGCCCAACGTGGTCGGGTTATGTCACCAAGTAACCGCAAGCAGGCTTTGATTCCCCAAGGTGCAGAAATTCTCCCCAACCCTACTGGAACAGCACCCGGTATCATTTGGCAACCCCGTCCTGAAATCACGATTTTTACCTTTCCCGGTGTTCCCAGTGAAATGTATCCGATGTGGGAAGAAACAGCCGTACCATTTCTCAAAAGTCAAGGTTGGGGTAAAGAAATTATTTACAGTCGGAGTTTAAAGTTTTGGGGTATTGGTGAATCTGCTTTAGCGGAAAAAGTTTCTTCCTATTTGAAGTTGCCAAATCCGACAGTAGCCCCTTATGCAGGTAAGGGGGAAGTAAGATTGCGAGTTTCTGCTAAAGCCACTTCAGAAGCAGCCGCAGAAGAACTAATTGCGCCCATTGAGAAACAACTTAAAGAAATTGCCGGACTGGATTTCTACGGCGTTAATAATGATACTCTTGCTTCTGTAGTTGGTCAGTTGTTGCGGGCATCAAAAGAAACGCTTTCGGTGGCAGAATCTTGCACTGGTGGCGGTTTAGGGCAAATGTTGACTGAGATTTCTGGGAGTTCTGATTACTTTTGGGGTGGCGTAATTTCTTATGACAATTCCGTGAAGGTTGGGCTGCTGGGAGTTAACCAGGAAGATTTAGATAAATTTGGGGCGGTAAGTGCAACTGTTGCAGAGCAAATGGCTGTTGGAGTCAAAACTCGCCTTGCAACAACTTGGGGATTGAGTATTACTGGTATTGCTGGCCCAACTGGAGGGACAGATACTAAGCCGGTGGGTTTAGTTTACATTGGTTTAGCTGGGCCAAAGGATGAAGTGGCAAGTTTTGAGTATCAGTTTGGCACAGTAAGAGGTCGAGCTTTAATTCGTCATGTCAGCGCGAATGCAGCGTTGGATAATCTGCGGCGGAAGTTGTTGACGAGGTAG
- the glyA gene encoding serine hydroxymethyltransferase translates to MTKTNSDFLTSTDPAIAELINDELQRQRDHLELIASENFTSAAVLAAQGSVLTNKYAEGLPGKRYYGGCEYIDKIEQLAINRAKQIFGAAHANVQPHSGAQANFAVFLSLLSPGDKIMGMDLSHGGHLTHGSPVNVSGKWFQVSHYGVSQQTEQLDYDQIRELALRERPKLLICGYSAYPRIIDFEKFRSIADEIGAYLLADIAHIAGLVASGLHPDPIPHCHVVTTTTHKTLRGPRGGLILTSDAELGKKLDKSVFPGSQGGPLEHVIAGKAVAFGEALKPEFKTYSAQVIENARALAEQLQNRGLKLVSNGTDNHLILVDLRSVGLTGKQADQLVSTVNITANKNTIPFDPQSPFVTSGLRLGSPAMTTRGLGVAEFTEIANIISDRLLSPDSDVVTQDCRQRVAALCDRFPLYPHLEIPVPALA, encoded by the coding sequence GTGACTAAGACTAACTCAGACTTTCTTACCTCCACCGATCCAGCGATCGCGGAGTTAATCAACGACGAACTACAGCGTCAGCGAGATCACTTGGAGTTGATTGCTAGTGAAAACTTTACCTCTGCTGCGGTACTGGCGGCTCAAGGTTCAGTACTGACAAATAAATATGCCGAGGGATTACCTGGTAAACGCTACTATGGCGGTTGTGAGTATATCGACAAAATCGAGCAACTAGCAATTAATCGTGCTAAACAGATATTTGGTGCTGCTCATGCGAATGTGCAACCTCATTCTGGCGCACAAGCCAATTTTGCAGTGTTCCTGTCGCTGTTGTCACCAGGAGACAAAATTATGGGGATGGATTTGTCTCATGGGGGACATCTCACCCACGGTTCCCCTGTAAATGTCTCAGGTAAGTGGTTCCAAGTTAGCCACTACGGTGTCAGCCAACAAACAGAACAACTTGACTACGATCAAATTCGAGAGCTGGCGCTGAGGGAGCGTCCTAAGCTCTTGATTTGTGGTTATTCGGCTTATCCCCGGATAATTGATTTTGAAAAGTTCCGTAGTATTGCTGATGAAATCGGCGCTTACTTACTTGCCGATATTGCCCATATTGCTGGTTTAGTTGCTAGTGGTCTTCATCCCGATCCCATTCCTCATTGTCATGTGGTGACAACAACTACACATAAGACTCTACGCGGCCCTAGAGGTGGTTTAATTTTGACCAGCGACGCAGAACTAGGTAAAAAGCTAGATAAATCTGTTTTTCCTGGCAGTCAAGGCGGGCCATTAGAACACGTCATTGCCGGTAAAGCAGTAGCTTTTGGAGAAGCCCTGAAGCCTGAGTTTAAAACCTATTCTGCCCAAGTGATTGAAAATGCTCGTGCTTTGGCAGAACAATTACAAAACCGGGGTTTAAAGTTAGTCTCAAATGGCACTGACAACCATTTAATTTTGGTAGATTTACGTTCTGTCGGTCTAACTGGTAAGCAGGCAGATCAGCTAGTTAGTACCGTGAATATTACTGCTAACAAGAATACTATTCCCTTTGATCCGCAATCGCCATTTGTTACCAGTGGTTTAAGGTTAGGTTCGCCAGCAATGACCACGCGAGGTTTAGGAGTAGCAGAATTTACCGAGATTGCAAATATTATTAGCGATCGCCTGCTTTCTCCAGATTCCGACGTAGTAACCCAAGATTGTCGGCAAAGGGTAGCAGCATTGTGCGATCGCTTCCCCTTATATCCTCACCTGGAAATTCCTGTACCAGCACTAGCATAA
- a CDS encoding exostosin domain-containing protein, with amino-acid sequence MQLNIYSDDNYLPKGIEPVPMLYPFWKQFIPTEKYPWSKLYGKYIEVSNSLFKMTSLKEADLVIMPINWRAIRGESWRSKVNKETESLSIEFAEKVATIGKELVIFFAGDCCAEGIPVKNATVMRMAGYRSKRKKNDIIMPSFTEDFVKEYLGGQMSLRHKSEKPIVGFCGLAVKDSWEKKLKTVLFHGAMLTKSLELGVSPYKGQILRSQAVKVLTENPFLVNTNFIIRDETVFLNTQDIERRQKVRAEYVKNLVESDYILCCRGSANYSIRLYEILSCGRIPIFIDTDCVLPDDSIIDWKKYCVWIDEKEIPQIAEKVAEFHSNISDQEFLDLQHECRNLWKNRLSAEGFYTNFHNHFSTK; translated from the coding sequence ATGCAATTAAACATCTATTCTGATGATAATTATCTTCCGAAAGGAATAGAGCCAGTTCCAATGCTTTATCCCTTTTGGAAACAGTTTATCCCTACTGAAAAATATCCTTGGTCTAAATTGTACGGCAAGTATATAGAGGTAAGTAATTCCCTTTTTAAAATGACTTCCTTAAAGGAAGCTGACTTAGTTATCATGCCTATAAACTGGAGAGCAATCAGAGGAGAAAGTTGGAGAAGTAAAGTTAATAAAGAAACAGAAAGTCTATCTATTGAATTTGCTGAAAAAGTAGCTACTATCGGCAAAGAATTAGTTATTTTTTTCGCAGGGGATTGTTGCGCCGAAGGAATTCCTGTTAAGAATGCAACAGTAATGCGAATGGCAGGATATCGGTCAAAAAGGAAGAAAAACGATATTATTATGCCTTCTTTTACTGAAGATTTTGTTAAAGAATATTTAGGAGGGCAAATGTCTCTCAGGCATAAATCTGAGAAACCTATTGTTGGATTTTGTGGACTAGCAGTAAAAGATTCATGGGAAAAGAAACTAAAAACGGTTTTATTCCACGGGGCGATGTTAACCAAATCATTAGAGCTTGGGGTTTCGCCTTACAAAGGACAAATTTTACGTAGTCAGGCTGTGAAAGTACTTACAGAAAACCCGTTTTTAGTAAATACAAACTTTATCATCAGAGACGAAACAGTATTTCTAAATACACAAGATATAGAGCGAAGACAGAAGGTTCGTGCTGAATATGTGAAAAATCTAGTTGAGAGTGATTACATTTTGTGTTGTCGTGGTTCTGCAAACTATTCTATTCGATTATATGAAATCCTCAGTTGTGGTCGAATTCCAATTTTTATTGATACAGACTGCGTTTTACCTGACGATTCTATAATTGACTGGAAAAAATATTGCGTATGGATAGATGAGAAGGAAATACCACAGATTGCAGAGAAAGTAGCTGAATTCCATAGCAATATTTCAGACCAAGAATTCTTAGATTTGCAGCATGAGTGCCGAAATCTGTGGAAAAATAGGCTTTCTGCTGAGGGATTTTATACTAATTTCCATAATCATTTTTCGACAAAATAA
- a CDS encoding M16 family metallopeptidase produces MKLRSYMLIGFFLSFMLSIVPLWGNFTNAVTPTAVAPVSAVSFTQGVQKTVLDNGLTVLTKEVHTAPVVSVQVWYKVGSRNEVKGQNGISHQLEHLMFKGTTDRPVQFGRLFSALGSQFNAFTSYDETAYFGTVQRDKLEALLTLEADRMENSLVGPDQLTSEKRVVISELQGYENSPGYRLSRAVMRDAFPSRAYGLPVGGTKADVEKFTVKQVRNYYQTYYSPENATLVITGDFATEPVLKVVKETYGKLAKRRKEDTGTQGRGDVVKGNITASSPVAPTTKKAPIVLKQPGSAALLQAVYPLPDIKHPDVPAIDVMDAILTGGRSSRLYQALVESGLATSANGSAAELIEPGWYEINATAAPGQELEKIGQVLQESLAKLQEQPVTTEELNRAKTQLQASFVLGNQDITSQATQLGYNETVAGDYRFIEQYLAAIAKVTPAQVQKVAKTYLNPAQQTIGFFEPTQPDGKPGASSAGSGRTVENFSPGKPVDPAELAKYLPPATSATDSAKQSLPEEFTLNNGLRVLLLRDRNLPTINLSGQIDAGTEFDGNQKAGLANLTAANLMNGTQTKNALTLAKTLEDRGADLSFGASREGVSVSGEGLSADLPILIQTLADVLENATFPADQLELSRQRALTSLKVQLDDPRGLGRQVFQQAIYPENHPFHSFPTAESLKTITRDDLLGFYQTHYRPDSTTIALVGDFDPVKVKALLNQAFGKWSATGKPPVLKIPSVPLPQTLTRLNKVIPGKSEAVTYIGYNGISRKDPRYYAALILNQILGGDTLASRLGTEVRDRQGLTYGIYSGFAAGINPGPFLIQMQTAPLDTQKAIASTLALLKQLREQGVTEAEFNAAKRSITNSYPVDLANPSDVSSIILDNAVLGLSRSEIRDFPQRIQAVTMAQMQQAIEDLIKPESLIIVTAGPEETVPKGS; encoded by the coding sequence ATGAAGCTACGCTCATATATGCTTATAGGGTTTTTTCTTAGCTTTATGCTAAGTATTGTGCCTCTTTGGGGCAATTTCACCAATGCTGTAACACCAACAGCAGTCGCACCTGTATCTGCTGTCTCATTCACTCAAGGGGTACAAAAAACGGTATTGGACAACGGCTTAACAGTGCTAACTAAAGAAGTCCATACCGCTCCAGTAGTGAGTGTACAAGTTTGGTATAAAGTAGGTTCACGTAACGAGGTTAAAGGACAGAATGGCATTTCTCACCAGCTAGAACATTTAATGTTCAAGGGTACAACTGACCGTCCTGTGCAGTTTGGCAGGTTATTTAGTGCCTTGGGTAGCCAGTTCAATGCTTTTACTAGTTATGACGAAACAGCTTACTTTGGCACAGTGCAACGAGACAAACTCGAAGCATTGTTGACATTGGAAGCCGATCGCATGGAAAATTCTTTAGTTGGCCCCGATCAACTCACAAGTGAAAAGCGGGTGGTAATCTCCGAGTTACAGGGGTATGAAAATTCACCAGGCTATCGTCTGAGTCGGGCAGTGATGCGAGATGCTTTCCCTAGCAGAGCATACGGCTTACCCGTAGGAGGCACAAAAGCTGATGTAGAGAAATTTACGGTAAAGCAGGTGCGGAATTATTACCAAACCTACTACAGCCCAGAAAATGCTACGTTGGTGATTACAGGGGATTTTGCCACAGAACCTGTACTCAAAGTTGTTAAAGAAACTTATGGGAAGTTGGCAAAACGAAGAAAAGAGGATACGGGGACGCAAGGACGAGGGGACGTGGTGAAGGGAAATATCACCGCGTCTTCTCCGGTTGCACCTACTACTAAAAAAGCGCCTATTGTTTTAAAGCAGCCTGGAAGTGCAGCACTATTACAAGCGGTGTATCCTCTGCCAGATATCAAGCATCCTGATGTTCCAGCAATTGATGTGATGGATGCCATCCTCACAGGTGGACGTAGTTCTAGGCTTTACCAAGCTTTGGTGGAATCTGGACTCGCTACTTCAGCGAATGGCAGTGCTGCCGAACTCATCGAACCAGGTTGGTATGAAATTAATGCGACAGCCGCTCCAGGTCAAGAGTTAGAGAAAATTGGCCAGGTGCTTCAGGAATCTTTAGCAAAATTGCAAGAACAGCCAGTTACTACAGAAGAATTAAACCGGGCGAAGACACAACTACAAGCCTCCTTTGTTTTGGGGAACCAAGACATCACTAGTCAGGCAACCCAACTGGGATATAACGAAACAGTGGCCGGCGATTATCGTTTTATTGAACAGTATCTAGCTGCGATCGCAAAAGTCACCCCAGCCCAAGTACAGAAAGTAGCGAAAACCTACCTTAATCCGGCTCAACAAACCATCGGCTTCTTTGAGCCAACTCAACCAGATGGTAAACCAGGGGCTTCCAGCGCTGGTTCTGGTCGCACAGTGGAAAATTTCAGCCCTGGTAAGCCTGTAGATCCAGCAGAACTGGCTAAATATCTGCCACCTGCCACATCAGCTACAGATTCAGCCAAACAATCATTACCAGAAGAGTTTACCTTAAATAATGGTCTGCGGGTTTTGCTATTGCGCGATCGCAATCTCCCCACAATTAACCTGAGTGGACAAATTGACGCTGGTACTGAATTTGACGGCAATCAAAAAGCTGGATTAGCGAATTTGACTGCGGCCAACTTAATGAATGGGACGCAGACTAAAAATGCTCTGACCCTAGCAAAAACCTTAGAAGACCGGGGAGCCGATTTGAGCTTCGGTGCCAGCCGCGAGGGAGTTAGCGTTAGCGGTGAGGGACTTTCAGCAGACTTGCCGATATTGATTCAAACTCTGGCAGATGTGTTAGAAAACGCCACTTTTCCAGCCGATCAGTTAGAACTGAGTCGCCAACGGGCACTGACAAGTCTTAAAGTCCAGCTAGATGACCCCAGAGGTTTAGGAAGGCAAGTATTTCAGCAAGCAATTTACCCAGAAAATCATCCATTCCATAGCTTTCCCACAGCCGAGAGTTTAAAGACCATTACTCGTGATGATTTGCTTGGCTTCTACCAGACACACTACCGACCAGATAGCACAACGATCGCCTTAGTGGGAGACTTTGATCCAGTTAAGGTAAAGGCTTTGCTAAATCAGGCGTTTGGCAAATGGTCAGCCACAGGTAAGCCACCTGTTCTGAAAATACCATCCGTGCCATTGCCACAAACTTTGACACGTCTAAACAAAGTGATACCTGGTAAGTCCGAAGCTGTTACCTACATCGGCTACAACGGTATTTCTCGGAAAGACCCACGTTATTATGCAGCACTGATACTGAATCAAATTTTGGGTGGTGATACCTTAGCGAGTCGCTTGGGTACGGAAGTGCGCGATCGCCAGGGTTTAACCTACGGTATCTATAGTGGTTTTGCCGCCGGAATCAATCCGGGGCCCTTCTTGATTCAGATGCAGACTGCTCCTCTTGATACCCAAAAAGCGATCGCTAGTACTCTCGCTTTACTCAAACAGTTGCGCGAGCAAGGAGTAACTGAGGCTGAATTCAACGCAGCAAAACGCTCAATTACTAATAGCTATCCTGTGGATTTAGCTAATCCTAGTGATGTATCAAGCATAATTTTGGATAATGCTGTCTTAGGACTTTCACGCTCAGAAATCCGAGACTTTCCCCAAAGAATACAAGCAGTCACAATGGCTCAGATGCAACAGGCAATTGAAGATTTAATTAAGCCGGAAAGTCTGATAATTGTCACTGCTGGCCCTGAAGAGACTGTACCCAAGGGTAGCTAA
- a CDS encoding YlcI/YnfO family protein, with protein MIALIAMEREALTIRFPADLLVKAKKIKEGSESLNDLVVEALEREVSRRRGWAAHQRIIDRSEIVKAKTGIQPASTDLIRSLREDEGQRD; from the coding sequence TTGATTGCACTTATCGCTATGGAACGCGAAGCCCTAACAATTCGGTTTCCGGCTGATTTACTTGTCAAAGCTAAGAAGATTAAAGAGGGTAGTGAATCCTTGAATGATTTAGTGGTTGAGGCTTTGGAACGTGAGGTAAGCCGCCGCAGGGGATGGGCAGCCCATCAACGCATAATTGATCGCAGCGAAATCGTGAAAGCTAAAACGGGGATACAACCAGCCTCTACAGATTTGATTCGCAGCCTCAGAGAGGACGAAGGGCAACGTGACTAG
- a CDS encoding Uma2 family endonuclease — MRWEEVCEHKQLQDLPFKIELNKWGQIVMSPVKIKHSFYQGRIQRLLESFLNTGEVMPECAINTSDGVKVADVVWCSEERFSKIENEVSASIAPEICVEVKSSGNTLEEMEFKRNLYLEAKAVEVWLCNEQGQMKFYNEQGELEQSLLVPKFPKQIKR, encoded by the coding sequence ATGAGATGGGAAGAAGTTTGTGAACACAAACAATTACAAGATTTACCCTTCAAAATTGAATTAAATAAATGGGGTCAAATCGTAATGAGTCCAGTCAAAATTAAACATTCTTTTTATCAAGGAAGAATCCAACGTTTATTAGAATCTTTCTTGAATACAGGTGAAGTAATGCCAGAATGTGCCATCAACACATCAGACGGTGTGAAAGTTGCTGATGTTGTCTGGTGTTCAGAGGAACGATTTTCTAAAATTGAAAATGAAGTATCAGCATCTATTGCACCAGAAATTTGTGTAGAAGTCAAATCCAGTGGGAACACTTTGGAAGAAATGGAATTTAAAAGAAATTTATATTTAGAAGCTAAAGCTGTTGAAGTATGGTTATGTAATGAACAAGGTCAGATGAAATTCTATAATGAACAAGGTGAATTAGAGCAATCTTTGTTAGTTCCTAAGTTTCCTAAGCAAATTAAACGGTAA
- a CDS encoding prolyl oligopeptidase family serine peptidase translates to MPSSKKPLTYPSSHKSNQVDNYHGTLVADPYRWLEDPDSEETRAWIEAQNQVTFGYLNEIPSREKIKQRLTKLWDYEKYGIPFKEGESLQDGSTERYFYFKNDGLQNQSVLYTLKTLDDEPKVLLDPNKLSEDGTVALSGLSISEDGKLLAYGLSASGSDWQEWKVRDVETGEDLQDHLKWIKFSGASWTHDHQGFFYSRYDEPNEKTQLEDVNYYQKLYYHELGKPQSEDVLIYHRPDQKEWGFSGGVTEDGRYLIISIWLGTDSKNLVFFKDLTNPNAEVIELINQFEADYSFIDNDDSVFYFRTDLNAPRGRVIGIDTKSPASENWREIIPQSAETLESVGILNNQFVADYLKDAHSQIKIFDLKGAFIREVELPGLGSAGGFGGKRHDTETFYSFTSFTTPGTIYRYDMVTGKSSIFRQPQVDFHPDDYETKQVFYHSKDGTKIPMFITHKKGIKLDGNNPTYLYAYGGFNASMTPSFSVSLLVWMEMGGVYAMPNIRGGGEYGEEWHQAGIKDKKQNVFDDFIGAAEWLIANKYTKTDKLAIAGGSNGGLLVGACITQRPDLFGAAIPAVGVMDMLRFHKFTIGWAWTSEYGSADNSEEFPALYAYSPLHNIKPDTAYPATLITTADHDDRVVPAHSFKFAAALQEAHAGNAPVLIRIETKAGHGAGKPTAKIIEEASDKWAFLVRTLNVEV, encoded by the coding sequence ATGCCCTCCTCTAAAAAACCCCTCACCTACCCATCCAGCCACAAAAGCAATCAAGTCGATAACTACCACGGTACTTTAGTCGCAGATCCTTACCGTTGGCTAGAAGATCCTGACTCTGAAGAAACAAGGGCTTGGATTGAGGCACAAAATCAAGTTACTTTTGGTTACTTGAACGAAATTCCTAGCAGGGAAAAAATTAAACAGCGCCTCACCAAACTTTGGGATTATGAAAAATATGGCATCCCTTTTAAAGAAGGCGAATCTCTGCAAGACGGTTCCACCGAACGCTACTTTTATTTCAAAAATGACGGACTGCAAAATCAAAGTGTCCTCTACACTCTGAAAACCCTCGACGACGAACCCAAAGTTTTACTCGACCCTAATAAACTTTCGGAAGATGGTACTGTTGCTCTTTCGGGATTATCTATTAGCGAGGATGGTAAACTTTTAGCATACGGTCTATCCGCCTCTGGTTCTGATTGGCAAGAATGGAAAGTACGCGATGTCGAAACTGGTGAAGACTTGCAAGACCATCTGAAGTGGATTAAATTTTCTGGCGCATCGTGGACACATGATCATCAAGGTTTCTTTTACAGTCGCTATGATGAACCGAATGAAAAAACTCAATTAGAAGATGTTAACTATTATCAAAAGCTCTACTATCATGAACTAGGTAAACCCCAATCAGAAGATGTGCTAATTTACCATCGTCCTGACCAAAAGGAATGGGGTTTTAGTGGCGGCGTTACTGAAGATGGACGCTATTTAATAATTTCAATTTGGCTGGGAACTGACTCCAAAAATTTGGTTTTCTTTAAAGATTTGACTAACCCTAATGCTGAAGTCATTGAACTAATTAACCAATTTGAGGCAGATTACAGCTTTATTGATAATGATGATAGCGTGTTTTATTTCCGCACGGATTTAAATGCACCACGAGGAAGAGTTATTGGAATTGACACCAAAAGCCCTGCATCAGAAAATTGGCGAGAAATCATTCCCCAATCAGCAGAAACGTTGGAAAGTGTCGGGATACTCAATAACCAATTTGTTGCTGATTACCTCAAAGATGCTCACAGCCAAATTAAAATATTTGACCTCAAAGGTGCATTTATTCGTGAGGTAGAATTACCTGGACTCGGTTCAGCCGGAGGTTTTGGAGGGAAGCGTCATGATACCGAAACTTTTTATAGTTTCACCAGTTTCACCACACCAGGAACTATCTATCGCTACGATATGGTAACTGGTAAAAGTAGTATTTTCCGCCAGCCACAGGTAGATTTTCATCCTGATGATTATGAAACTAAACAAGTCTTTTATCATAGCAAAGATGGTACTAAAATACCAATGTTTATTACTCATAAAAAGGGCATAAAGTTAGATGGAAATAACCCGACTTATCTCTATGCCTATGGTGGTTTTAATGCCTCAATGACACCTAGTTTTTCTGTGAGTCTTTTGGTGTGGATGGAGATGGGTGGTGTCTATGCTATGCCCAATATACGCGGCGGTGGAGAATATGGTGAAGAATGGCATCAAGCAGGAATCAAGGATAAAAAGCAGAATGTCTTTGATGACTTTATTGGTGCAGCTGAATGGTTGATTGCTAATAAGTATACTAAGACAGATAAGCTAGCGATCGCAGGTGGTAGTAATGGCGGTTTATTAGTGGGTGCTTGTATAACGCAACGTCCCGATTTGTTTGGTGCAGCAATACCCGCCGTCGGCGTGATGGATATGTTGCGGTTCCACAAATTTACCATCGGCTGGGCTTGGACTTCCGAATATGGTTCAGCAGATAATTCAGAAGAGTTTCCAGCGCTATATGCTTATTCGCCACTACACAACATCAAACCAGATACAGCTTACCCAGCAACCTTAATTACCACAGCCGATCATGACGATCGCGTTGTCCCTGCTCATAGTTTCAAATTTGCCGCCGCTTTGCAAGAGGCTCACGCAGGTAATGCGCCAGTTCTAATTAGAATTGAGACAAAAGCAGGACATGGTGCGGGTAAACCCACGGCTAAGATTATTGAAGAAGCCTCAGATAAATGGGCTTTTTTGGTACGTACTTTGAATGTTGAAGTTTAG
- a CDS encoding DUF2839 domain-containing protein, protein MGEAKRRKTTLGETYGQEKETRILPWLPITKKQAELFVSWTSRGAWIGIILMVVAWATIRFIGPAFGWWQLAS, encoded by the coding sequence ATGGGTGAAGCAAAGCGTCGTAAAACCACATTAGGGGAAACATACGGTCAAGAGAAAGAGACTCGCATCTTGCCTTGGCTTCCCATCACAAAAAAGCAAGCCGAATTATTTGTCAGTTGGACAAGTCGTGGTGCCTGGATAGGTATTATCCTTATGGTTGTAGCATGGGCAACTATCCGTTTTATCGGCCCAGCCTTCGGTTGGTGGCAATTAGCCTCCTAA